In one Chitinophaga sancti genomic region, the following are encoded:
- a CDS encoding radical SAM/SPASM domain-containing protein has translation MIKFSHYNELIPIRSSGDYLLYNIISGGLQVLTNRLGKVVSELSVLPEFTPAAYPALEEELSRLASLGFFVDNQLDEIANYQQNYHNSQLRKYTDNSHIGLTIGTTITCNMGCPYCFEVIKPNKSLRDKEVVEGIAAYIEDMIQRAPVKKWSSLSIVWYGGEPLINKEAIRQLSAHFIPLCEKYNIAYDASIITNGILLDRENWFFLKENQVKDVQITIDGSKEVHDVYRPLKSRGGKNYEKILEHLSMMPLGMNANIRINTDKRVAATLPALLDDLQAYGIWPQRFREVSIKLAWMRAYKDADIADLRFMTQEEFFEAEHAFSELLIEKFASWPGHTNVKPPKLKWKFPEKQSDCATYVSPYSFTFDTEGTIHKCWETIHDTRKSSGQQVFASWDPEDFRKYLDYNRTTVHPTCYNCKFNPVCEGLSCAYDTLNMLKENELPCTAWKTQLPAYFEKMYDLMQENEDRVVIATPKNTAHQTHANK, from the coding sequence ATGATAAAGTTCAGCCATTATAATGAGTTAATACCTATCCGGAGTTCCGGTGATTATCTTTTATATAATATCATCAGTGGTGGATTGCAGGTGTTGACCAATCGCCTTGGAAAGGTGGTCAGCGAGCTATCGGTGTTGCCGGAATTTACACCAGCGGCTTATCCTGCGTTGGAAGAGGAGTTATCCAGGCTGGCATCACTTGGTTTTTTTGTAGATAACCAGCTGGATGAAATCGCTAATTATCAGCAAAATTATCATAACAGTCAATTACGTAAGTATACTGATAATTCGCACATCGGCTTGACGATCGGTACTACCATCACCTGTAATATGGGCTGTCCGTATTGTTTTGAAGTGATCAAACCCAATAAGAGCCTGCGTGACAAGGAGGTGGTAGAAGGAATTGCGGCTTATATTGAAGATATGATCCAGAGAGCGCCTGTTAAGAAGTGGTCTTCTCTTTCCATTGTATGGTACGGTGGCGAGCCGCTGATCAATAAAGAAGCTATACGCCAGCTTTCAGCACATTTTATACCGCTCTGTGAGAAGTATAATATCGCTTATGATGCATCGATCATTACGAACGGGATCCTGCTTGACAGGGAGAATTGGTTTTTCCTGAAGGAAAACCAGGTGAAGGATGTGCAGATCACCATTGATGGGAGTAAGGAGGTGCATGATGTGTACCGTCCATTGAAGAGCCGTGGTGGTAAAAATTATGAAAAGATACTGGAGCACCTTTCTATGATGCCGCTGGGTATGAATGCGAATATCCGTATCAATACCGACAAAAGAGTGGCGGCTACTTTGCCTGCCCTGCTGGATGATCTGCAGGCATATGGCATCTGGCCACAGCGGTTCAGGGAGGTATCTATCAAGCTGGCGTGGATGCGTGCGTATAAGGATGCTGATATCGCAGATCTGCGCTTTATGACCCAGGAAGAGTTCTTTGAAGCAGAACATGCTTTTAGTGAATTGCTCATTGAAAAATTTGCCAGCTGGCCCGGACATACAAATGTGAAGCCACCGAAGCTGAAATGGAAATTTCCTGAGAAGCAAAGTGACTGCGCCACTTATGTATCTCCCTATAGTTTTACATTTGATACAGAGGGTACGATACATAAGTGTTGGGAGACGATCCATGATACGCGTAAGTCATCCGGCCAGCAGGTGTTTGCCAGCTGGGATCCGGAGGATTTCAGAAAATACCTGGATTATAATCGTACCACAGTCCATCCTACCTGCTACAATTGTAAGTTTAACCCGGTATGCGAAGGCTTGTCATGTGCATATGATACATTGAATATGCTGAAAGAAAATGAACTTCCCTGTACGGCCTGGAAGACGCAGCTACCGGCGTATTTTGAAAAGATGTATGACCTGATGCAGGAGAATGAAGATAGGGTAGTGATAGCAACTCCAAAGAATACTGCGCACCAGACCCATGCTAACAAATAA
- a CDS encoding ABC transporter permease, whose protein sequence is MASFIILILWVTKEKSYNTFLKNDSVYQVVTNYTVNGGVRSARSTSLPLIRAMGPGVAGVEAVAYTKPVSGGLIKAAGKQARSNGRYASADIFRIFPQPFLLGTADVALTDLSAIVISSSLAERLYGKDWRTQSENNVLALNQKEYMVKGVFESFPEHSTFSSDFFIPMEKDTNEHIGSYNYETYIKLNEKASAANVVNSINKKIAGLSAVSILLQPFRDIHLYSNFNNGKVDGGRILYVRLFMVAAFFLLGMGCINFMNLYIASSFKRTKELSVKRLIGAGRGTLVWQLISEAYITVFISVVLSLLLTFLLLPFINEYLSENLRFPIQSWQFWLFILGVFMVTGLLASVYPALRLTSFSPLSVLKSHQGAKIGGIGITKILFTLQFFISIFLIYIAFTTNRQVRYLLDKDLGYNKENIIGKKLSPDEVQKIDLLKQELAGKSFVTSETFSSSNLISGTPMTGDVAWTGKTPADSVRFAVLYTDKDFVKTFKVKLLTGNAGAEFGADLPVVINKKAAKIMGGEVAILNKTINVFGNNCRVTGIADDFNFTSLYNPIDPLIIADYPSEADYIFIRPVPGREADAIAYLEKLGRNDSGKQESYFWVKDSLDTLYQDEANLGRRSFLFSIVCILIAMSGFLGLVNFSIIKRMREMGIRKVFGSSQQQMLLLIFKDFLQCIVIAVLIAIPVSYMFLNNWLDKFPYRIYLHPVSFLIPLVCMGFIIFLVVLFYSFRLEKINPIHVLKE, encoded by the coding sequence ATGGCGTCGTTCATTATCCTGATCCTTTGGGTGACCAAGGAAAAAAGTTACAACACTTTCCTGAAAAATGATAGTGTTTACCAGGTAGTGACCAATTATACTGTAAATGGTGGAGTGCGGTCAGCCAGGTCTACATCGCTGCCACTGATCCGTGCAATGGGGCCGGGGGTAGCTGGTGTGGAAGCTGTTGCTTATACAAAACCGGTTAGCGGAGGTCTGATTAAAGCGGCCGGTAAACAAGCGCGGTCAAACGGGCGGTATGCCAGTGCCGATATTTTCAGGATCTTTCCACAGCCATTCCTGCTGGGCACTGCTGATGTAGCATTGACCGACCTTTCTGCCATTGTTATTTCTTCGTCATTGGCTGAGCGGTTGTATGGAAAAGACTGGCGTACGCAGTCGGAGAATAATGTGCTTGCGTTGAACCAAAAGGAATATATGGTGAAAGGTGTATTTGAAAGCTTTCCTGAGCATTCGACTTTCAGCAGTGATTTCTTTATTCCGATGGAGAAGGATACCAATGAGCATATCGGCAGTTATAATTACGAAACGTATATAAAGCTGAATGAAAAGGCAAGTGCTGCTAACGTAGTAAATAGTATCAATAAAAAAATAGCTGGTCTTTCTGCTGTATCGATCTTGCTTCAACCTTTCAGGGATATTCATCTGTATTCAAATTTTAATAATGGGAAGGTCGATGGAGGCCGCATATTATATGTTCGCCTGTTCATGGTTGCTGCGTTTTTCCTGTTAGGTATGGGTTGTATCAATTTTATGAACCTGTATATTGCCAGTTCATTTAAGCGTACCAAAGAGCTGAGTGTAAAACGACTGATCGGGGCTGGCAGGGGTACTTTGGTATGGCAGCTGATCAGTGAGGCTTATATCACGGTGTTTATATCCGTTGTGTTGTCATTGCTGCTTACTTTCCTGCTGTTGCCATTTATCAATGAATACCTGTCCGAAAACCTTCGTTTCCCTATACAATCGTGGCAGTTCTGGTTATTTATTTTGGGCGTATTTATGGTGACAGGCTTACTGGCCAGCGTGTATCCTGCTTTGCGGCTTACTTCCTTCAGTCCGTTGAGCGTGTTGAAGAGCCATCAGGGGGCTAAGATTGGCGGTATTGGCATCACGAAGATCCTGTTCACCTTACAGTTCTTTATCTCCATATTCCTGATATATATAGCCTTTACGACGAACAGGCAGGTGCGGTATCTGCTGGATAAGGATCTTGGGTATAATAAAGAAAATATTATTGGTAAGAAGTTAAGTCCGGATGAAGTGCAGAAGATAGACTTGTTGAAACAGGAGCTGGCGGGTAAGAGTTTTGTAACGAGTGAGACCTTTTCGAGTTCGAACCTGATCAGTGGTACACCGATGACCGGGGATGTGGCATGGACTGGTAAGACGCCGGCTGATAGTGTAAGGTTTGCCGTGTTGTATACGGATAAGGACTTTGTAAAGACGTTTAAAGTAAAATTGCTGACAGGTAATGCCGGCGCGGAATTTGGTGCTGATCTGCCGGTGGTGATCAACAAAAAAGCGGCAAAGATCATGGGCGGGGAAGTGGCGATACTCAATAAAACGATCAATGTATTTGGCAATAATTGCCGGGTTACCGGCATTGCAGATGACTTTAACTTCACCTCACTGTATAATCCTATTGATCCGTTGATCATTGCAGATTATCCTTCAGAAGCTGATTATATCTTTATACGTCCTGTGCCTGGCCGTGAGGCTGATGCGATCGCTTACCTGGAAAAGCTGGGACGGAATGATAGTGGCAAGCAGGAATCTTATTTCTGGGTAAAGGATTCATTGGATACCTTGTACCAGGATGAAGCGAACCTGGGCAGACGGTCATTTTTATTTAGCATTGTATGTATCCTGATCGCGATGTCTGGTTTCCTGGGGCTGGTTAATTTTTCTATTATCAAGCGCATGCGGGAAATGGGTATCCGGAAAGTGTTTGGCAGTTCACAGCAACAGATGTTATTACTGATCTTCAAAGATTTTTTGCAATGTATTGTGATTGCCGTATTGATCGCCATCCCGGTATCTTATATGTTCCTGAATAACTGGCTGGATAAATTCCCTTATCGTATATATCTGCACCCTGTCTCATTCCTAATCCCGCTGGTATGTATGGGCTTTATTATATTCCTGGTCGTTTTGTTTTATTCATTCCGGTTGGAGAAGATCAATCCTATCCATGTGTTGAAAGAATAA
- a CDS encoding cupin-like domain-containing protein — protein MTFLPLFPQQRNIIRASTPEEYIDRSQPVLYDGVMQQWAAYPKWNILHLADKFGKWKVSADRKMNGQVSYIQTEMAAYADYIYNTADEVPYYGKSTLHLENNMVGEYQVPAAFHCWYKDYYTTRALTRRIELSCLYFGPSGARSNLHQDIWGSSFWNALFEGKKLWLFFPPEQEHLIYNGEFDPLTADPASFPMLRDTTPVVCIQEPGELIYCPANIWHWAIVLKPSLALSENFINGENYQVILRFFEKQGYANAARKMQEIAGIYLNKS, from the coding sequence ATGACATTCCTTCCTCTTTTTCCGCAACAGCGGAACATCATCCGTGCGTCTACTCCTGAGGAGTATATAGACAGGTCTCAGCCTGTATTGTATGATGGTGTGATGCAACAATGGGCTGCGTACCCGAAGTGGAATATTCTACACCTGGCAGATAAGTTTGGCAAATGGAAGGTGTCGGCAGACCGGAAGATGAATGGTCAGGTGAGTTATATACAGACTGAGATGGCGGCTTATGCGGACTATATTTATAATACGGCTGATGAGGTGCCTTATTATGGGAAGTCTACCCTGCACCTTGAGAATAATATGGTGGGGGAATACCAGGTGCCTGCTGCATTTCATTGCTGGTATAAGGATTATTATACAACCAGGGCATTGACACGGCGCATAGAGTTGTCATGCCTGTACTTTGGTCCAAGTGGGGCCAGGAGTAATTTGCACCAGGATATATGGGGATCGAGCTTCTGGAATGCATTGTTTGAGGGAAAGAAACTATGGTTGTTCTTTCCACCGGAGCAGGAGCACTTGATCTATAATGGGGAGTTTGACCCTTTGACGGCAGATCCTGCCAGTTTTCCGATGCTGAGAGATACAACCCCTGTGGTATGTATACAGGAGCCGGGAGAACTTATTTATTGTCCGGCCAATATCTGGCATTGGGCGATTGTATTGAAGCCTAGCCTGGCCCTGTCAGAGAATTTTATTAACGGGGAGAATTACCAGGTCATATTACGGTTCTTTGAGAAACAGGGGTATGCAAATGCTGCAAGGAAAATGCAGGAAATTGCTGGTATCTATTTAAACAAGTCCTAA
- a CDS encoding S8 family serine peptidase: protein MPVVAIIDEGVLMDRVSGIREVNIYESAAGNINDSNVFHGTNIAHVIRQVYPAADLLSVRMVPDDKINVPLLCKALRYCATQDDVRIINISLGILGTENPSAELLECCLECHQQGKLLVAAAHFDCSKLCYPAAYPFVYGVGAGLIQEIDRYVYIGDSYITVLAKGVHQRLLYDHDRQVIRGGTSYAAAAFSGILCRRLATSEVVAIEDAGVEALSLHYQSNRSPVGNNYLTWSNEDYKIVSYASHLEAVKGVPVLFNMSFFVPEMHVVPGVPALKPVLSPKLFDHVDTLLLGNFFNTRSLLNVYFGYALINYFIINNGKFLVLDPYIASVIRKSIFLSKVAFSGQIVLLETHT, encoded by the coding sequence ATGCCTGTAGTCGCGATAATAGATGAAGGTGTGTTGATGGACAGGGTGAGTGGGATCAGGGAAGTTAATATTTATGAGTCAGCAGCGGGTAATATTAATGATAGCAACGTGTTTCATGGTACCAATATCGCCCATGTGATCAGGCAGGTTTATCCTGCTGCTGATCTGTTGTCTGTAAGAATGGTACCTGATGACAAGATCAATGTACCCTTATTATGCAAGGCATTGCGGTATTGTGCTACGCAGGACGATGTCCGGATCATCAATATCAGCCTGGGTATACTTGGTACTGAAAATCCCTCCGCTGAGTTGCTGGAATGTTGCCTGGAATGTCATCAGCAGGGAAAGCTACTCGTAGCAGCCGCTCATTTTGATTGTTCGAAGTTATGCTATCCGGCAGCCTATCCATTTGTATATGGGGTAGGGGCTGGCCTGATACAGGAGATAGATCGCTATGTTTATATTGGCGACAGTTATATTACCGTGCTGGCGAAAGGCGTTCATCAACGATTGTTGTATGATCATGACCGGCAGGTGATCAGGGGAGGAACCAGTTATGCGGCAGCTGCTTTTTCAGGTATTTTGTGCAGGCGGTTGGCTACAAGTGAAGTAGTGGCAATTGAGGATGCGGGGGTAGAAGCCCTTAGTCTGCATTACCAGAGCAATCGATCACCTGTTGGTAATAATTATTTAACATGGAGCAATGAGGACTACAAAATAGTTTCGTATGCCAGCCATTTAGAGGCTGTGAAAGGTGTTCCTGTATTGTTCAATATGAGTTTCTTTGTGCCTGAAATGCATGTCGTTCCGGGAGTTCCGGCCTTAAAGCCGGTGTTATCACCAAAGCTGTTTGATCATGTAGATACCTTACTGTTAGGTAATTTTTTTAATACCCGCTCACTGTTGAATGTATATTTCGGGTATGCGCTTATAAATTATTTTATAATAAATAATGGGAAGTTTTTAGTTTTGGACCCATATATTGCCAGCGTGATCAGAAAGTCAATATTCTTATCGAAAGTGGCATTCTCCGGCCAGATTGTGTTATTGGAAACCCATACTTAA
- a CDS encoding ABC transporter ATP-binding protein — METRSTIWKRFFVFLRPYIRYEALLLLLMVLGNMAALASPYFLKIIIDHALVEKKTDMLFGILSVILATYVFRVVLGMAAEYMYSWISNRVLNDLSLRLFNHVIRLPMSFFKERSLGDLIHRMNNEVNNVRNALTGALINFINNGITIIGLITLMCILEVKLFLAICLIYPLLFLTIRRFHPRIKTITGKVRKMESAILGHLTERVSHIRFIKLFNTYLFEEKLLKDRFMSLIKLNMSGTLVLSGSKGISIFLLAMVPLITLGLGGYRVIAGVMTIGTLIAFLQYANKLYDPFQNIVSLYAELINTSVSLSRIFELLDHPVQFSDGNYIELEGEIARIELNGVSFAHQDKTVIRDFNFTFEAGRHYAIVGSSGGGKSTIVDLLCKFNIPATGQILVNGQDLQDIDMEHWMQRLTVNSQGYFLFNDTIVENIRYGKQDATEAEAAHVSRLVRLFNDHQEYKDRIDTMIGDSGVKLSGGQKQKMSLGRSLLRKTELLIIDEASSEIDSKSEDIIYKHIFESGKFHTIILISHRLSTLKHVQEIICMDAGEIVEHGTMSALINKRGHFYRLFESQLHPAAQQVM; from the coding sequence ATGGAAACCCGGAGTACGATCTGGAAGCGATTTTTCGTCTTCCTAAGGCCTTATATCAGGTATGAAGCACTGTTATTGTTGTTGATGGTACTTGGCAATATGGCGGCCCTTGCATCTCCTTATTTTTTGAAGATCATTATAGATCATGCCCTGGTAGAAAAGAAGACCGATATGCTCTTTGGGATATTGTCTGTCATACTTGCCACTTATGTATTCAGGGTGGTGTTGGGTATGGCGGCAGAGTATATGTACAGCTGGATCAGCAACCGGGTATTGAATGATCTGTCCCTGCGCTTGTTCAATCATGTGATACGATTACCGATGTCGTTCTTTAAAGAGAGGAGCCTGGGTGATCTGATCCACCGGATGAACAACGAGGTCAATAATGTACGAAATGCACTTACTGGTGCCCTGATCAATTTTATCAATAACGGTATTACGATTATAGGCCTGATCACATTGATGTGTATACTGGAGGTGAAATTATTCCTGGCAATATGTCTCATCTATCCGTTGTTGTTCCTGACCATCAGACGTTTTCATCCGCGTATCAAAACGATCACCGGCAAGGTGAGAAAAATGGAGTCAGCCATATTGGGGCATCTGACTGAGCGGGTATCTCATATCAGGTTTATTAAGTTGTTCAATACTTATCTGTTTGAAGAAAAATTATTGAAGGACAGGTTCATGTCACTCATCAAATTGAACATGAGTGGTACACTGGTGTTATCCGGTTCAAAAGGCATCAGTATTTTCCTGCTGGCAATGGTACCTCTTATCACACTTGGATTGGGGGGGTATAGGGTGATTGCCGGTGTGATGACGATTGGTACCTTGATCGCATTCCTCCAGTACGCCAATAAGCTATATGATCCTTTTCAAAACATTGTGTCGTTGTATGCGGAGCTGATCAATACATCGGTATCCTTATCCAGGATCTTTGAATTGCTGGATCATCCGGTACAGTTTAGTGATGGTAATTACATAGAGCTGGAAGGGGAGATCGCCCGTATAGAGCTCAATGGTGTTTCGTTTGCACACCAGGATAAAACTGTGATCAGGGATTTCAATTTTACGTTTGAGGCGGGACGGCATTATGCCATTGTTGGCAGCAGTGGCGGTGGAAAGTCTACCATTGTGGACCTGTTGTGTAAGTTCAATATTCCGGCAACTGGTCAGATACTGGTGAACGGGCAGGACTTGCAGGATATAGATATGGAGCATTGGATGCAGCGGCTGACGGTGAATAGTCAGGGATATTTCCTCTTTAACGATACGATCGTAGAGAACATCCGTTATGGAAAGCAGGATGCCACGGAAGCGGAAGCAGCGCATGTATCGCGGCTGGTACGACTTTTCAATGACCATCAGGAGTACAAGGATCGCATTGATACCATGATTGGTGATAGCGGTGTGAAGTTGTCAGGAGGGCAGAAGCAGAAGATGTCGTTGGGCAGATCCCTGTTGCGCAAAACAGAATTGTTGATCATTGACGAGGCATCGTCAGAAATAGACTCAAAAAGTGAGGATATCATTTATAAACACATTTTCGAAAGTGGTAAGTTTCACACTATCATACTTATATCACATCGGCTCAGCACCCTGAAGCATGTACAGGAGATCATCTGTATGGATGCCGGGGAGATCGTAGAGCATGGCACAATGTCAGCGCTGATCAATAAGAGAGGCCATTTCTACCGGCTGTTTGAAAGCCAGTTACATCCTGCAGCGCAGCAGGTCATGTAA
- the flmA gene encoding FlmA family RiPP peptide: MTNQEESKQLAEPKDLGKAVEEVSLEVLESLCSGFARRPRGCGSYSSVGENDDILF, translated from the coding sequence ATGACAAATCAAGAAGAAAGCAAGCAGCTTGCTGAACCAAAAGACCTTGGTAAAGCTGTAGAAGAAGTATCCCTGGAAGTACTGGAATCCCTGTGCTCTGGTTTTGCAAGACGCCCTCGCGGTTGCGGTTCTTACTCTTCAGTAGGTGAGAACGACGATATCCTGTTTTAG
- a CDS encoding S41 family peptidase — translation MKLLYAWLLSCCLCVSVARAQWTAVSYPAEIVNKWTPDAFVKSAVRFPDLKDSLGILINEKGTRLPEVANKLLSDAEWGSDTFLFKQLLPAGTLSFNYDAGRLNLSYYTQNVKKIMLACQGIDGSWHYKEIPVAYDGFQPPVASYISTWEHSNGEAFEEENLAVKCFMLLYVPVKPAQRSAMVVGELRVDEFRIRPGRNVFAWIDSLTGQPQETYTRMFGNYSSYFYEHGTSARRQVVPVSFEEFGLEKGYLTGYVNFIGDSSHDAEVKLLAGLMRSFTELYPYEKQRAVNRAAAQAALDSVFKDSNRPYPALLADLKITFKRCYSDPHLDITLPLLPAKPRSARLRNGPLRLRTIGDDVVVAAVLNDQYRDSIQPGAKVVALDGLPVPATGDPNLLLFRKETDTLHISLADDSTTKIRTVHIPYTLPVRAGSNFSPQPGVEWLSKDMVLIRVGNWKGDEYYWFLNAFYNRPGIKGVIIDLRGNGGGYSADVMKTLSLFADQAYSLGKRHYPWFDESMLVTPLPLPFRCNPMAKVVILADKGTACAAEMFILGMKRRPNTFLVGDSPTMGAIASPVIFHFPSGLLVQLHTTFRELVFDPALYTEGKGIMPDIWVARTHARDLAPYQDKLLQYAKQLIQL, via the coding sequence ATGAAGTTATTATATGCCTGGTTGTTAAGCTGTTGCCTCTGTGTGTCCGTTGCTCGTGCACAGTGGACGGCGGTCTCTTATCCTGCTGAAATAGTGAATAAATGGACTCCGGACGCTTTTGTGAAAAGTGCTGTTCGTTTTCCTGATCTCAAAGATAGCCTGGGTATTCTCATCAATGAAAAAGGAACCCGTCTGCCTGAAGTAGCCAACAAGCTGCTGTCAGATGCAGAATGGGGGTCCGACACTTTCCTGTTTAAGCAATTGTTGCCGGCGGGAACACTGTCATTCAATTATGATGCAGGTAGGCTGAACCTATCCTACTACACGCAAAATGTAAAGAAGATTATGCTTGCCTGCCAGGGAATAGATGGCAGCTGGCACTATAAAGAAATACCTGTGGCATACGATGGATTTCAGCCCCCGGTAGCTTCCTATATCAGTACCTGGGAGCATAGCAATGGTGAGGCCTTTGAGGAGGAAAATCTTGCTGTGAAGTGTTTTATGCTGTTATATGTACCGGTGAAACCTGCGCAACGATCAGCGATGGTAGTGGGAGAACTTAGGGTAGATGAATTTCGTATCCGGCCAGGACGCAATGTTTTTGCCTGGATCGATAGTCTGACGGGGCAGCCACAGGAGACTTATACACGGATGTTTGGTAATTACTCTTCTTACTTTTATGAACATGGTACTTCTGCCCGCAGGCAGGTGGTGCCGGTTTCTTTTGAGGAGTTTGGATTGGAAAAAGGCTACCTGACCGGCTATGTTAATTTTATTGGTGACAGTAGTCATGATGCTGAAGTAAAGCTGCTGGCAGGATTGATGCGGTCGTTTACAGAGCTGTATCCTTATGAAAAACAACGGGCGGTCAATAGAGCAGCAGCACAGGCAGCACTGGACAGTGTATTTAAAGATAGTAACAGACCTTATCCCGCCTTGTTAGCAGACCTCAAAATTACTTTTAAGCGATGTTATAGTGATCCACACCTGGATATTACCTTGCCCCTCCTACCTGCGAAACCGCGTAGTGCAAGGTTGCGAAATGGGCCTTTGCGGCTACGTACCATTGGAGATGATGTAGTCGTGGCAGCAGTGTTAAATGACCAGTACCGGGACTCTATTCAGCCCGGCGCTAAAGTAGTTGCACTTGATGGGCTGCCGGTACCTGCCACCGGAGATCCGAATTTACTTTTATTCCGTAAGGAAACAGATACCCTGCATATCAGTCTTGCTGATGACAGTACTACGAAGATCAGGACCGTTCATATACCTTATACCCTGCCTGTGCGTGCCGGAAGTAACTTTTCGCCCCAGCCCGGCGTGGAATGGTTATCAAAGGATATGGTGCTTATCAGGGTGGGCAACTGGAAAGGAGACGAGTACTATTGGTTTTTGAATGCCTTCTATAACCGGCCCGGCATAAAGGGTGTAATCATCGATCTCAGGGGTAACGGCGGCGGCTATAGTGCAGACGTGATGAAAACGCTATCCTTATTTGCAGACCAGGCATACAGTCTTGGCAAGCGGCATTATCCCTGGTTTGACGAGTCCATGCTGGTGACGCCGTTACCACTTCCTTTCCGGTGTAACCCGATGGCAAAGGTGGTGATACTGGCAGATAAAGGAACTGCCTGTGCAGCAGAGATGTTCATACTCGGGATGAAAAGACGGCCTAATACATTTCTTGTAGGTGATTCGCCAACGATGGGGGCTATTGCAAGCCCTGTTATTTTTCATTTTCCATCCGGATTATTGGTGCAGTTGCATACCACCTTCAGGGAGCTGGTATTTGACCCTGCACTGTATACTGAAGGAAAAGGAATTATGCCGGATATATGGGTGGCGCGTACCCATGCCAGGGACCTGGCCCCTTACCAGGATAAACTGTTGCAATATGCTAAGCAGTTGATCCAGCTTTAA
- a CDS encoding glycosyltransferase family 2 protein: MNRLFTLKETLPGNIAACKQYPNAEVVLLDYNSDDGLSQWVYDHFREYIAQELLVFYQLIDPQPRFFSHAHSRNMAFCLATGDILCNVNADYHIAAEDLCYMNDKMQPSDPLALIAHLDNSERDNLGRLCLRKEDFELIGGFDERFKSYGYEDIDLNMRLKMADVRIEYMPAQFDNAYVDHEDRSRLENSYDYHHLKRAFLRKMAPGRTRVLFLYDDQHIEAGTLIKSGHNFPDIEEEGWLRGQWLQAGKEIWLEGLGTSTLRYREGSSQLIREDEIYEEVTDISSFQEILFKKSIIQNYQLMKNRRRSENFRANADGFGKGVVIKNFSEKIQLG, translated from the coding sequence ATGAACCGGCTGTTCACCCTGAAGGAAACCTTGCCAGGTAATATTGCCGCCTGCAAACAATATCCCAATGCTGAAGTCGTATTACTGGATTACAATTCTGACGACGGACTTAGTCAATGGGTATATGACCACTTTCGGGAGTATATAGCACAGGAACTATTAGTGTTTTATCAGCTGATAGATCCACAACCCCGCTTCTTTTCTCATGCACATTCGCGTAATATGGCTTTCTGCCTGGCGACTGGTGATATCCTCTGTAATGTAAATGCGGACTATCATATCGCTGCTGAGGACCTGTGCTACATGAATGATAAGATGCAGCCGTCGGACCCGCTTGCATTAATTGCTCATCTTGACAACTCGGAGCGGGATAACCTCGGCCGTTTGTGCCTGCGCAAAGAAGATTTTGAACTGATCGGTGGTTTTGATGAGCGCTTCAAGAGTTATGGATATGAGGACATTGACCTGAATATGCGGCTGAAAATGGCTGATGTGCGGATTGAATATATGCCTGCGCAATTTGATAATGCTTATGTGGATCATGAGGATCGGAGCCGGTTAGAAAATAGTTACGACTATCACCATTTAAAAAGAGCTTTCTTACGCAAGATGGCACCTGGTAGGACACGTGTATTGTTCTTATATGACGACCAGCATATAGAGGCAGGTACTTTAATAAAGTCAGGTCACAATTTTCCGGATATTGAAGAGGAGGGATGGCTGCGGGGCCAATGGCTACAGGCGGGGAAGGAGATATGGCTGGAAGGTTTGGGAACAAGCACCCTGCGTTACCGGGAAGGTAGCTCTCAGCTGATACGTGAAGATGAAATATATGAAGAGGTGACAGACATATCTTCCTTCCAGGAGATACTGTTTAAGAAGTCGATCATACAAAACTACCAGTTAATGAAGAACAGGCGACGAAGTGAAAACTTCCGGGCTAATGCGGATGGTTTTGGAAAAGGAGTCGTTATTAAAAATTTCTCTGAAAAAATTCAACTTGGATAA